The proteins below come from a single Pseudarthrobacter sp. SSS035 genomic window:
- a CDS encoding AraC family transcriptional regulator, with protein sequence MLASYEHIVQSSSLSWRIQRIHVQRFEAGWHFHPELELTYICQGAGTRIVGDSVEAYEPGDLTLIGPDLPHTYVSEPGSAVHEAIVVQFRRDFLGPGFFEGPEFTAAAVMLDRASRGLSFSNTGISLVQLEQLAPAERTIALLGLLVDLSRADAKQLASDHGSPAISRAAAERISGMIGLMQSDYYRKLTLEDIAAAGHLSPSAANRLFRRSTGSTIIRYLNLIRVNAACRLLRDTNQSIASVAADCGFENLSNFNRRFREIRNSSPRDYRRSFHF encoded by the coding sequence TTGCTCGCTTCGTATGAGCACATTGTTCAGTCCTCCTCATTGAGCTGGCGTATACAGAGGATTCATGTCCAACGGTTTGAGGCTGGGTGGCATTTTCATCCGGAGCTGGAACTCACTTATATCTGCCAGGGGGCTGGGACGAGGATCGTCGGGGACTCCGTCGAGGCGTACGAGCCCGGTGACCTGACTTTGATCGGTCCCGATCTGCCACATACCTACGTCTCGGAGCCCGGCTCAGCCGTTCACGAGGCTATTGTTGTTCAGTTTCGACGAGACTTTCTTGGGCCGGGCTTCTTTGAAGGTCCGGAGTTTACCGCGGCCGCCGTTATGCTGGACCGCGCGAGCCGGGGCCTTAGTTTCAGCAACACCGGCATATCGCTGGTACAGCTTGAGCAATTGGCGCCAGCGGAACGTACGATTGCCCTGCTGGGACTGCTGGTTGACCTGTCCCGGGCTGACGCGAAGCAACTGGCCAGCGATCACGGTTCTCCCGCGATCAGCCGAGCCGCCGCAGAACGAATTTCCGGAATGATCGGGCTCATGCAGTCTGACTACTACCGAAAGCTCACACTCGAGGACATAGCGGCGGCCGGACATCTCTCGCCAAGCGCGGCGAACCGACTGTTCCGCCGATCCACAGGATCCACCATTATCCGATACCTGAATCTCATCCGCGTGAACGCTGCTTGCCGCCTGCTGCGGGACACAAACCAGAGCATCGCCAGCGTAGCCGCAGACTGCGGATTCGAGAATCTCTCCAACTTTAATCGGCGCTTCCGCGAAATTAGGAATTCTTCACCCCGGGACTATCGGCGCAGCTTCCACTTTTGA
- a CDS encoding AraC family transcriptional regulator translates to MTFSRLRVHPASAARTAGYAPAATLGPRRLQSYELVWLLTGSARWTVDEPDVSAGITRRHDNIVAPGTLALARPGTIESYRWDEHTPTTHAFIHLDIEPSADAPPPTEWPLMRRFSADDPLAGMCSYLLTLARMNSEESRSRSDEIVELLVDIYLRGPLESAGPRIAGPRIQQALDFVGMTWQTEGVRIISLQELATAAGVSVGHLSREFRDEFRVGPITALERVRLGQAAIALQRSTYRIEEIAHQAGYSNPYHFSRRFSGTYGIPPRRYRRDSRGKDPLQPLTDSGLLPVWTAATSTRIT, encoded by the coding sequence ATGACGTTCTCACGACTGAGAGTCCACCCGGCTTCTGCGGCGCGCACGGCGGGCTATGCTCCGGCAGCCACCCTTGGCCCGCGACGCCTGCAAAGCTATGAGCTGGTATGGCTGCTGACTGGTTCCGCGCGATGGACCGTCGACGAGCCGGACGTCTCAGCGGGCATTACCAGACGCCACGACAACATCGTCGCTCCAGGGACGTTGGCGCTGGCACGCCCGGGCACGATCGAATCGTATCGATGGGACGAGCATACCCCTACGACTCACGCATTCATCCACTTGGATATCGAGCCGTCAGCAGATGCCCCTCCGCCGACAGAATGGCCCCTTATGCGCAGGTTCAGCGCCGACGATCCGCTGGCCGGGATGTGTTCGTATCTCCTGACGCTCGCGAGAATGAACAGTGAGGAGTCGCGCAGCAGAAGCGATGAAATCGTTGAGCTTCTGGTCGACATCTACCTCCGGGGGCCCTTAGAATCCGCGGGCCCGCGGATTGCGGGCCCGCGGATCCAGCAGGCACTCGACTTTGTGGGCATGACCTGGCAGACCGAAGGGGTCCGAATCATTTCGCTCCAGGAACTAGCCACAGCCGCGGGGGTAAGCGTCGGGCATCTGTCCAGGGAGTTTCGCGACGAGTTCAGGGTGGGACCGATTACTGCCCTCGAGCGTGTGCGTTTGGGCCAGGCGGCCATTGCACTGCAGCGCAGCACGTACCGGATCGAGGAGATAGCGCATCAGGCCGGCTACAGCAACCCGTACCACTTCTCGAGACGGTTTTCCGGAACGTACGGGATCCCCCCTCGTCGGTACCGGAGAGACTCGCGTGGAAAAGATCCGCTGCAGCCTCTGACGGACTCCGGTTTGTTGCCTGTATGGACTGCGGCGACCAGCACCAGAATCACATAG
- a CDS encoding phytanoyl-CoA dioxygenase family protein, translating to MTTTKTQSLNAPYTLSPSHLQDFNDQGFIRLPEVLDPETVSSFEPEITSKVRELNTQHLPLEERDTYNKAFLQVSNLWTHSEKVREFVFSARLAKIAADLLGVKSVRLYHDQALYKESGGGITPWHADQYYWPVSSDRTVTVWIPLQATPLEMGPLSFATGSHEFEFGRNLPISDESEQQLKKTLAEQNYPLDEEPYDIGDVSYHLGWTFHRAGANRSGQPRAVITMIYMDADIEVTEPTNAAQKKDLDQWMPGTSIGTVPAGPINPILWTP from the coding sequence ATGACAACCACCAAGACCCAGAGTCTGAACGCACCCTACACACTGTCGCCAAGCCACCTTCAGGATTTCAACGATCAAGGATTCATCCGTCTTCCCGAAGTCTTGGATCCGGAAACAGTGTCCAGCTTCGAACCGGAGATCACCTCGAAAGTCCGGGAGCTCAACACCCAACACCTCCCCCTGGAAGAGCGCGACACCTACAACAAGGCCTTCCTGCAGGTCTCCAATCTGTGGACCCACAGCGAAAAGGTCCGCGAGTTTGTGTTCTCAGCCCGCCTGGCCAAAATCGCCGCCGACCTCCTCGGCGTCAAAAGTGTCCGGCTCTACCACGATCAAGCCCTGTATAAGGAATCCGGCGGAGGCATCACCCCGTGGCACGCCGACCAATACTATTGGCCCGTCTCAAGCGACCGCACCGTCACGGTGTGGATCCCCCTCCAAGCGACCCCGCTCGAAATGGGACCCCTCTCGTTCGCTACGGGGAGCCACGAATTTGAATTCGGACGGAACCTGCCCATCAGCGACGAATCCGAGCAGCAGCTGAAAAAAACGCTCGCTGAGCAGAACTATCCCCTGGATGAAGAACCTTACGACATCGGTGACGTCAGCTACCATCTCGGCTGGACCTTCCATCGCGCCGGAGCTAACCGATCCGGTCAACCAAGGGCAGTCATCACCATGATCTACATGGATGCAGACATCGAGGTCACAGAACCGACGAATGCGGCCCAAAAGAAGGATCTGGACCAATGGATGCCGGGCACGAGCATTGGCACGGTCCCCGCCGGACCAATAAACCCGATTCTGTGGACTCCGTAG
- a CDS encoding phytanoyl-CoA dioxygenase family protein, which translates to MSTPLTDHSPAMHDSITSDFVAQYRKNGFAILRNALSTTEVTAINEEALRICRDGFGDSPEIRGVSDAEMLRKFLCIHYPHKLSDLALAAMKHPTIVKALEGVIGPNVKAMQSMLFIKSEGKPGQAWHQDEHFIPTRDRSLTAAWIALDDATVENGCLWVLPGSHQRGVLYPDRKQDDPRFDCSTEAFDFPYSDNDAIPVQIPAGAALIFNGYLLHRSLENSGKHGYRRALVNHYMSAESLLPWKKPQGEYFGEYDYRDIVLVAGDDPYAHKGLVDESKAYSRAEKDGGCDR; encoded by the coding sequence ATGTCCACTCCGCTAACCGACCATTCACCCGCAATGCACGATTCGATCACGAGCGACTTCGTTGCCCAGTACCGAAAAAACGGTTTCGCCATCCTCAGGAACGCCCTCAGCACGACGGAGGTGACCGCCATCAACGAGGAAGCCCTACGCATCTGCCGGGACGGTTTCGGCGACTCGCCGGAGATACGGGGAGTCTCGGATGCTGAGATGTTGCGCAAGTTCCTGTGCATCCACTACCCGCACAAACTCTCCGACCTTGCGCTGGCGGCCATGAAGCACCCCACGATCGTTAAGGCGCTCGAGGGAGTCATCGGTCCGAATGTGAAGGCGATGCAGTCAATGCTGTTCATCAAGTCGGAAGGCAAACCAGGTCAGGCTTGGCATCAGGACGAACACTTCATCCCCACCCGGGACCGCTCCCTGACAGCAGCATGGATTGCGCTCGACGACGCGACGGTCGAAAACGGCTGTCTCTGGGTGCTCCCGGGATCCCATCAGCGTGGCGTGCTCTACCCGGATCGAAAGCAAGACGACCCACGATTCGATTGCAGTACGGAGGCGTTCGATTTCCCCTACTCCGACAATGACGCGATTCCTGTGCAGATCCCGGCTGGGGCGGCACTCATCTTCAATGGATACCTGCTTCACCGCTCGCTGGAAAACTCTGGCAAGCACGGATACCGGCGCGCCCTGGTCAACCACTACATGAGCGCCGAGTCGCTCCTGCCATGGAAAAAGCCCCAAGGCGAGTACTTCGGGGAATACGACTACCGCGACATCGTCCTCGTTGCAGGCGACGACCCGTACGCACACAAAGGACTTGTCGACGAGTCAAAAGCATATTCCCGTGCCGAGAAAGACGGTGGCTGCGATCGATAG
- a CDS encoding tyrosine-type recombinase/integrase, producing MAELRSVLRFLYLRGITGLELGASVPPVGGWRFANLPQPGMSAADVQLLLDSFDRSTMVDVRDFAIVMLVSRLGLRSIEVARMELRDIDWRSGELLVRGKARRQDRLPLPSEVGEALVAYLSSGRNPVDAVNVFLTCRAPRGPIRADLVGDVVQRACKRAGLPNVGAHGLRRAHAGELLRHGAGLVAISQVLRHQDLATTALYAKVDLVALRQVAQPWPGAVR from the coding sequence GTGGCCGAGCTGCGTTCGGTTCTTCGGTTTCTCTATCTGCGGGGCATCACCGGGTTGGAGCTGGGGGCGTCAGTTCCTCCGGTGGGTGGGTGGCGTTTCGCGAATCTGCCGCAACCGGGGATGTCCGCGGCGGATGTGCAACTTCTTCTCGACAGCTTTGACCGCAGCACGATGGTCGATGTCAGGGACTTTGCGATAGTGATGCTGGTGTCGCGGCTGGGGTTAAGATCCATCGAGGTCGCCAGGATGGAACTGCGTGATATTGATTGGCGGTCCGGGGAACTCCTGGTCCGGGGAAAGGCGCGCCGGCAAGACCGGTTGCCGTTACCGTCAGAGGTCGGCGAAGCCTTGGTAGCCTATCTGTCCTCTGGTCGGAATCCTGTAGATGCCGTGAACGTGTTCCTGACCTGCCGGGCTCCGCGGGGACCGATCCGTGCCGACTTGGTTGGCGACGTTGTTCAGCGGGCCTGCAAACGTGCAGGCCTGCCCAACGTTGGAGCTCACGGGCTGCGGCGCGCCCACGCCGGTGAACTGCTCCGCCACGGCGCCGGCCTGGTGGCGATCAGTCAGGTCCTTCGCCATCAGGATCTGGCCACGACCGCCCTCTATGCCAAGGTTGACCTGGTCGCGCTGCGCCAGGTTGCCCAGCCGTGGCCGGGGGCCGTGCGGTGA
- a CDS encoding tyrosine-type recombinase/integrase, which produces MSALEQDLADYLQLRRSLGHEMAEARWLLPGFVAYLDGLGASTVTIQAALEWAQQSPTGHVTTAGPRRMTAARGFARYLAGIYPGTEIPPLGLMPHRQRWRQPFIYSAADIEALMGQARISITPPLRAATYETLVGLLAAGGLRIGEAIKLDRSDIGWSEGLLLIRESKFGKSRLVPLHSTAMQALSAYAQLRDELEPRPEEPSFFVSQTHRRLCYVVVCQTFRQLVNAAGVGAGAPSAPRLHDLRHAFAVRTLLSWYRTGEDVQAKLPWLSTYLGHREPASTYWYLSAAPELLSLAASRQNTGWSAVRS; this is translated from the coding sequence GTGAGTGCGCTGGAGCAGGATCTCGCGGACTACCTGCAACTGCGCCGTTCGCTCGGACACGAAATGGCCGAGGCCCGATGGCTGCTGCCAGGCTTCGTGGCTTATCTCGACGGTCTCGGAGCGTCCACCGTGACGATTCAGGCGGCGCTGGAATGGGCGCAGCAATCGCCGACAGGCCACGTGACGACCGCGGGGCCGCGGCGGATGACGGCAGCACGGGGGTTCGCCCGCTACCTGGCCGGCATTTACCCCGGGACGGAGATCCCGCCGTTGGGTCTGATGCCGCACCGGCAGCGATGGCGCCAGCCGTTCATCTACTCCGCCGCCGACATCGAGGCGTTGATGGGCCAGGCACGCATCTCGATTACTCCACCTCTTCGGGCAGCGACTTACGAGACTCTGGTCGGGCTCCTTGCGGCCGGTGGTTTGCGGATTGGTGAGGCAATCAAGCTAGACCGCAGTGACATCGGCTGGTCCGAGGGTCTGCTGCTGATCCGCGAATCCAAGTTCGGCAAATCCAGGCTGGTTCCACTTCACAGCACTGCCATGCAGGCACTGAGCGCATACGCCCAACTCCGCGACGAGCTCGAACCCCGACCTGAGGAGCCAAGCTTCTTCGTGTCCCAGACCCACAGACGCCTCTGCTACGTGGTCGTCTGCCAGACATTCCGGCAGTTGGTCAATGCCGCAGGTGTCGGGGCCGGGGCACCTTCTGCGCCCAGGCTTCACGATCTGCGCCATGCTTTCGCGGTCCGCACCCTGCTCAGCTGGTATCGTACCGGCGAGGACGTGCAGGCGAAGCTTCCATGGCTGTCGACCTACCTGGGGCACCGCGAACCGGCATCCACCTACTGGTATCTCTCCGCCGCACCGGAGCTGCTGTCCCTTGCAGCGTCACGCCAGAATACCGGCTGGTCGGCGGTGCGCTCATGA
- a CDS encoding phytanoyl-CoA dioxygenase family protein, whose protein sequence is MTVTTGPNTRDHYDREGYVTFPDVLDQDLIAEADSHVDWLLDKHPDLRPEQLGHKLSRNDPFWLRLVSDNRLLDIAEQFIGPDIALFATHYICKPPRTGQAVQWHQDGAFWPLEPMNVVSLWLAVSESDSGNGCLRVIPKSHHRELSGMKESDDTNSVLRSQIIDAQLDDAQPVDLILQPGGVSVHHPNSVHGSNANTSDRWRRGLTIRYIPTSTRIMKPEAASPFLLRGRPVDGVNEYLALPRFNDGEHMPFRGSDDWR, encoded by the coding sequence ATGACCGTCACCACTGGGCCAAATACCCGCGATCATTATGACCGGGAAGGATACGTGACCTTCCCCGACGTACTCGACCAAGACCTCATCGCCGAAGCCGACAGCCATGTCGATTGGCTGCTGGACAAGCACCCCGACCTTCGACCGGAGCAACTAGGACACAAACTCTCACGCAACGACCCCTTCTGGCTTCGGCTGGTCTCCGACAACCGGCTTCTGGACATCGCCGAACAATTCATCGGACCCGACATCGCGTTGTTCGCCACGCACTACATCTGTAAGCCACCCAGGACCGGTCAAGCTGTGCAGTGGCACCAAGACGGCGCGTTCTGGCCGCTTGAGCCCATGAACGTGGTGAGCCTATGGCTTGCGGTCAGCGAGTCTGATTCCGGAAATGGCTGCCTCCGCGTGATCCCCAAGAGCCATCACAGGGAACTGTCCGGGATGAAAGAATCGGATGACACCAACAGCGTGCTGCGGAGCCAGATCATCGACGCACAACTCGACGACGCGCAGCCCGTTGACTTGATCCTGCAGCCAGGCGGGGTGTCCGTGCACCACCCCAACAGCGTCCACGGTTCGAACGCCAACACCTCAGACAGATGGCGCCGAGGGCTCACCATCCGATACATCCCAACGTCGACGAGAATTATGAAGCCGGAGGCCGCATCGCCATTCCTGCTGCGTGGCCGACCCGTAGACGGTGTGAACGAGTACCTCGCTCTACCCCGGTTCAACGACGGAGAACATATGCCGTTCCGCGGCAGCGACGACTGGCGTTGA
- a CDS encoding AraC family transcriptional regulator encodes MSLNDIEPKMLHLADYISGEESHNVGRRRATGAFRGTLHTHDFAELFWVEDGSLTHLINGESQVLTEGDVVFIRPADTHTFRPILGREFSTVSVAFPAETLHFLEQRYFSGTPWPWSGTPLPSTHHLGRLQLARLSELLVSNPSSRLLLEQALLELLYDVAEPAGKTLPLWLRTAIDQVADDPIALSRGAPALAQLACRSREHVNRILREQTGRTTTETLNELRLTRAANELRMTDRSIATVAAECGLGNLSHFYRLFAARFGTTPRRYRIRHAALIPGSQRSNG; translated from the coding sequence TTGTCCCTGAATGACATTGAACCGAAAATGTTGCATCTCGCCGACTACATCTCGGGAGAGGAGAGCCACAACGTCGGGCGCAGACGCGCCACCGGCGCTTTTAGGGGCACCCTTCATACCCACGATTTCGCAGAACTGTTTTGGGTCGAGGACGGGTCGCTCACTCACCTGATCAATGGTGAGAGCCAAGTACTTACAGAAGGCGATGTGGTGTTCATCCGGCCAGCCGACACGCACACGTTCCGTCCGATCCTCGGCAGGGAGTTCAGCACGGTCAGTGTGGCGTTCCCGGCAGAGACGCTGCACTTCCTCGAACAACGCTATTTTTCCGGCACCCCATGGCCATGGTCGGGCACACCACTTCCCAGCACACACCATCTCGGCCGACTTCAGCTAGCCCGCCTCAGCGAGCTTCTCGTCAGCAACCCCTCCAGCCGTCTGCTGCTTGAACAAGCCCTTCTCGAACTGCTGTACGACGTGGCCGAACCGGCGGGTAAAACACTCCCGTTGTGGCTCAGGACCGCTATTGATCAAGTCGCCGATGACCCGATCGCTCTCAGTCGCGGGGCCCCCGCACTCGCGCAGCTGGCCTGTCGTAGCCGTGAACACGTCAACAGAATCCTGCGGGAACAGACCGGAAGGACCACCACAGAAACGTTGAACGAACTGCGTCTGACCCGCGCCGCAAATGAACTGCGAATGACTGATCGTTCGATAGCCACAGTCGCCGCGGAATGCGGGCTCGGCAACCTCAGTCACTTCTATCGGCTATTCGCCGCCCGATTCGGGACGACTCCCCGCAGGTACCGGATCAGACATGCGGCTCTCATCCCCGGCAGCCAGCGCAGCAACGGGTAG
- a CDS encoding Gfo/Idh/MocA family oxidoreductase, with protein sequence MPVNSSTARLAANVGAQAVINVTVPAAHHPVTTEALTAGLPVLGEKPMASTVAQGLSRAAASELTGQLIMVSQSRRNNRHLFAAKRLASSLGETGIVTANFFKAPHFGGFRDAMGPPPAARHGHPPVRHGPAPAERGSRLRLL encoded by the coding sequence CTGCCTGTCAACAGCAGTACCGCCCGGCTGGCGGCCAACGTCGGAGCCCAGGCCGTCATCAACGTCACCGTCCCGGCCGCTCACCACCCGGTCACCACCGAGGCACTCACTGCCGGCCTTCCGGTATTGGGTGAAAAGCCGATGGCCTCCACAGTGGCCCAGGGACTGTCCCGGGCCGCTGCGTCGGAACTCACCGGACAGCTTATTATGGTCAGCCAGTCCCGCCGGAACAACCGCCACCTCTTTGCAGCCAAACGGCTCGCCTCTTCTCTCGGCGAGACCGGAATCGTCACGGCGAATTTCTTCAAGGCCCCGCACTTCGGCGGCTTCCGTGACGCAATGGGCCCACCCCCTGCTGCTCGACATGGCCATCCACCAGTTCGACATGGCCCGGCTCCTGCTGAACGCGGATCCCGTCTCCGTCTTCTGTGA
- a CDS encoding carbohydrate ABC transporter permease, with amino-acid sequence MITRILRITVLAVLGLLWLLPVYLLITNAAKSSSDYSGDTLWLPGNILDLGDNLVRVFTKTEIPQSLANTALYSITGPLIAVILGAAVGFAVIVLRLRNGFLWFFVIYIGSVFPLQMMVIPLFDTYSRVGLYNTSAGMIFVYSVVCLPFSAFVMRNFFSGIADSVFEAAVVDGAGAWRIFTRIYLPMSSSALAVVFILQATWVWNDLLLGLVLTQGPETRNVMPVLAGLQATQGGGGESYTVVLTAALLVSIPTTVLFVVSQRYFSKGLSLGQY; translated from the coding sequence ATGATTACCCGAATCCTTCGGATCACGGTCCTGGCCGTACTCGGACTCCTGTGGCTCCTTCCGGTCTATCTGCTGATTACCAACGCGGCGAAGTCGAGCTCCGATTACTCCGGCGACACACTCTGGCTGCCCGGCAACATCCTCGATCTGGGAGACAACCTCGTCCGAGTCTTCACCAAGACGGAGATTCCCCAGAGCCTGGCGAACACGGCCCTGTACAGCATTACCGGTCCTCTCATCGCTGTCATTCTGGGCGCAGCGGTGGGATTCGCCGTGATCGTCCTAAGGCTGCGTAACGGGTTTTTGTGGTTCTTTGTCATCTACATCGGATCGGTTTTTCCGCTTCAGATGATGGTTATCCCACTGTTTGACACCTATTCCAGGGTGGGCCTGTACAACACGTCCGCCGGCATGATTTTCGTCTACTCAGTAGTGTGCTTGCCGTTCTCGGCGTTCGTTATGAGGAACTTCTTCTCAGGCATAGCGGACTCCGTCTTCGAGGCCGCCGTGGTGGACGGCGCCGGCGCCTGGCGGATCTTCACCCGGATCTACCTGCCGATGTCTTCCAGCGCCCTCGCGGTGGTATTCATCCTGCAGGCGACGTGGGTCTGGAATGATCTTCTGCTGGGCCTGGTGCTGACCCAAGGCCCTGAGACCCGCAACGTGATGCCGGTTCTGGCCGGCCTCCAGGCGACCCAAGGCGGCGGCGGCGAAAGCTACACAGTTGTCCTCACGGCGGCTCTCCTCGTCTCGATTCCGACGACTGTCCTCTTCGTCGTCTCTCAGCGGTACTTCTCGAAAGGCCTGTCGCTCGGACAGTACTGA
- a CDS encoding carbohydrate ABC transporter permease, with protein sequence MKRQSSTNYQGQARSFIAPGLALAIIVLHLPVVYTLYLSFTKYNGLGSPGFIGMTNYVKMFSEPIFLVSLGNTLIWVVGSIVLPVGLGLLVAYLAFGLKGGAWLRLPFLVPFALSGVAVGVVWSFMLGTDGALTQALQFLHLPGSELRWLQDAPLNTIVMVIASAWHGVGVNALIFTVGLQSIPQEPFEAARLDGATGWKMFRHIVWPLLAPSTTVVVGLAIVGGLKTFDIVQSMTQGGPARASETLALTMYRETFVNSDYGLGAAVAMFLSLVTVAASVIYLRRQLSLGDTTPRRSK encoded by the coding sequence ATGAAGAGACAAAGTTCAACGAACTACCAGGGCCAGGCGCGGAGCTTCATCGCTCCGGGCCTGGCCCTGGCGATCATCGTGCTGCACCTGCCTGTGGTGTACACGCTCTACCTGAGTTTCACCAAATACAACGGACTGGGAAGTCCCGGCTTCATCGGCATGACGAATTACGTCAAGATGTTCAGTGAGCCGATCTTCCTGGTCTCGTTGGGAAACACCCTCATTTGGGTGGTTGGAAGCATAGTCCTACCCGTGGGCCTGGGGCTTCTGGTGGCCTACCTGGCCTTCGGCCTGAAGGGCGGCGCCTGGCTGCGCCTTCCCTTCCTCGTGCCGTTTGCCCTGTCCGGTGTTGCCGTCGGCGTGGTCTGGAGCTTCATGCTGGGCACCGATGGCGCCCTGACCCAGGCGCTCCAGTTCCTCCATCTCCCCGGTTCCGAGCTCCGCTGGCTGCAGGACGCGCCCTTGAACACGATCGTCATGGTCATAGCCTCAGCATGGCATGGGGTGGGCGTGAATGCCTTGATCTTCACGGTGGGGCTGCAGTCCATTCCGCAGGAGCCGTTCGAGGCCGCGCGCCTCGATGGGGCAACAGGGTGGAAGATGTTCCGTCACATTGTGTGGCCGCTGCTCGCTCCGTCCACGACGGTAGTGGTCGGTCTGGCCATCGTCGGCGGCCTCAAGACCTTCGACATCGTCCAGTCGATGACCCAGGGCGGGCCGGCCCGCGCCTCAGAAACTCTGGCCCTCACCATGTACCGGGAGACATTCGTTAACAGCGACTACGGACTTGGCGCCGCCGTCGCCATGTTCCTGAGTCTTGTTACCGTGGCTGCCTCGGTCATCTATCTGCGTCGCCAGCTCAGCCTTGGCGACACGACCCCCCGGAGGAGCAAATAA
- a CDS encoding ABC transporter substrate-binding protein — MDQLVTLSSRAAPWSLLVRRRVGASVHARGNATKEFRMNTRKMLGVAAAVLATALSVTACGGSTPSSQPTTGELNFRANKPWDFNSFSKVSEKEIDISLKSTQYSGEAYLAFIKQSFRTKESPGLFTWQVGGGLKELVDQNVLAETTNIWSDAVSKGHVAESVRDLYTVDGKQYCTPITVDDWVMFYNKKIFDKHGLSTPKTWDELMQVASTLKQKGEVPFWNQTNVWSFVWFQTLLAGTDLALYQDLAKGKASYTDPRIVDVMNKWLEMQEQGLFNDASQKDFAKDQMRDGKVAMAPFGTWWTADAALGGMKIGSDFGTFTIPAIKPNGKTPVAIETAPACTAESSPQKELGLKYAEWWMSPQGQSAWVAQQGNLPFNPKAAAPNPEMDKLGKELNSGEFTFYLRYYEATPVPIRTVALEQFSAFLTHRGDPMKYLTAIDTAAKSYWAGK; from the coding sequence TTGGACCAATTGGTAACGTTATCAAGTAGGGCTGCTCCATGGAGCCTGCTCGTGCGCCGGCGTGTCGGCGCTTCCGTTCATGCGCGTGGAAACGCGACAAAGGAGTTTCGTATGAATACCCGCAAAATGCTCGGGGTTGCAGCTGCCGTGCTGGCGACTGCACTCAGTGTCACGGCGTGTGGAGGATCCACCCCGTCCAGCCAGCCAACCACCGGCGAACTTAACTTCCGGGCCAACAAGCCTTGGGACTTCAACTCCTTCTCCAAGGTATCGGAAAAGGAAATCGATATCTCGCTGAAGAGTACCCAGTACTCCGGGGAAGCCTACCTCGCCTTCATAAAACAGTCGTTCCGGACTAAAGAGAGCCCGGGCCTATTCACCTGGCAGGTCGGAGGCGGACTTAAGGAACTCGTGGACCAGAATGTGCTTGCCGAGACCACCAATATTTGGAGTGATGCCGTCTCGAAAGGGCATGTAGCCGAATCGGTCCGGGATCTCTACACCGTTGATGGTAAGCAGTACTGCACGCCGATCACAGTGGATGACTGGGTCATGTTCTACAACAAGAAAATCTTCGACAAGCACGGATTGAGCACTCCCAAAACCTGGGATGAACTCATGCAGGTCGCCTCGACGTTGAAGCAGAAGGGCGAAGTGCCCTTCTGGAACCAGACCAACGTGTGGTCTTTTGTTTGGTTCCAGACGCTCCTGGCCGGCACGGATCTCGCACTGTACCAGGACCTGGCCAAGGGCAAGGCTTCCTACACGGATCCCCGCATCGTGGACGTGATGAACAAGTGGCTTGAAATGCAGGAGCAGGGGCTCTTCAACGATGCCAGCCAGAAGGACTTCGCTAAGGATCAAATGCGGGACGGCAAGGTGGCGATGGCCCCCTTCGGGACTTGGTGGACCGCTGACGCCGCCCTTGGTGGCATGAAGATAGGTTCTGACTTCGGCACCTTCACGATCCCGGCCATTAAGCCCAATGGGAAAACCCCGGTGGCGATCGAAACGGCGCCGGCTTGTACAGCAGAATCTTCGCCGCAGAAGGAACTCGGCCTCAAGTATGCCGAGTGGTGGATGTCGCCGCAGGGTCAGTCCGCCTGGGTGGCACAGCAAGGCAACCTCCCGTTCAACCCCAAGGCGGCTGCTCCGAATCCGGAGATGGACAAGCTGGGCAAGGAGTTGAACTCCGGAGAATTCACGTTCTACCTGCGCTATTACGAGGCGACTCCGGTTCCGATCCGGACGGTGGCGCTTGAGCAGTTCAGTGCGTTCCTGACTCACCGGGGGGACCCCATGAAGTACCTCACGGCGATCGATACAGCGGCAAAGTCCTACTGGGCCGGTAAATAA